CGGCCACCGGGGGTACCGCCTCGCGCGGTGGCCCGGCCAGCGAACCGGATTCGCACCCGCGGAGTGACGACAGGACGTCGCATGATGCCACCATCCGGCGCGTCCTGCTGATCGGCTTCATGGCCTCCGGCAAGACGACGGTCGGCCGGCTGCTCGCGGAGCGCCTCGGCTGGCGCTTCTACGATGTGGACGAAGAGATCGTGCGGCGGAGCGGCCAGACGGTGCCGGAG
The sequence above is drawn from the Longimicrobiales bacterium genome and encodes:
- a CDS encoding shikimate kinase — encoded protein: MPEPKSGGTGGAGSTGSPRGTGAATGGTASRGGPASEPDSHPRSDDRTSHDATIRRVLLIGFMASGKTTVGRLLAERLGWRFYDVDEEIVRRSGQTVPE